A section of the Piliocolobus tephrosceles isolate RC106 chromosome 14, ASM277652v3, whole genome shotgun sequence genome encodes:
- the LOC111530573 gene encoding ankyrin repeat domain-containing protein 18B-like, translating to MTINKLNVFGNEDFGCHGDLNTDQLKMDILFKKLKQQFDDLTAEKEAVSSKCVNLAKDNQVLQQEFLSMRKIQEKCEKLEEDKKMLEEEVLTLKTYMENNMVELGKVQEYKSELDERAMQAIEKLKEIHLQEQAQYEKQLEQLNKDNTASLNRKELTLKDMECKFSEMKTAYEEVTTELEEYKEAFAATLKANNSMSKKIMKSNKKIAVINTKLLMEKERMKYFLSTLPTRPHPELPCVENLNSIGLNRKYIPKMPIRIPTSNPQTSNNCENSLTELLMCWALAPVYFLL from the exons ATGAcaataaataagttaaatgtaTTTGGAAATGAAGACTTCGGTTGCCATGGAGACTTAAATACAGATCAACTGAAAATGGATATTCTGTTTAAGAAACTAAAACAgcag TTTGATGATCTTACGGCCGAGAAGGAAGCTGTATCTTCAAAATGTGTCAATTTGGCTAAAGACAATCAAGTTCTTCAACAGGAGTTTTTATCTATGAGAAAAATACAAGAGAAATGTGAAAAACTTGAGGAGGATAAAAAGATGTTGGAAGAAGAAGTATTAACTCTTAAGACatatatggaaaacaatatggtagAACTTGGTAAAGTACAAGAATATAAATCAGAGCTAGATGAAAGGGCAATGCAggcaatagaaaaattaaaagaaatccaTTTACAg gaACAAGCACAGTATGAAAAACAATTAGAGCAGTTAAACAAGGATAATACGGCTTCACTGAATAGGAAGGAACTCACACTTAAAGATATGGAATGTAAATTCTCTGAAATGAAAACTGCTTACGAAGAGGTTACAACCGAATTAGAAGAATATAAGGAAgcctttgcagcaacattgaAAGCTAACAATTCCATGtccaaaaaaataatgaa ATCGAATAAGAAAATAGCAGTGATCAACACCAAGCTCCTTATGGAGAAAGAGCGGATGAAATATTTTCTCAGCACTCTACCTACGAGGCCACACCCAGAATTACCTTGTGTTGAAAATCTTAATAGTATAGGACTCAACAGAAAATATATTCCCAAAATGCCCATAAGAATTCCTACTTCAAACCCACAGACTTCAAATAACTGCGAGAACTCCTTGACTGAG cttttgatgTGTTGGGCACTTGCTCCAGTCTACTTTCTTCTCTAG